Proteins encoded in a region of the Phoenix dactylifera cultivar Barhee BC4 chromosome 3, palm_55x_up_171113_PBpolish2nd_filt_p, whole genome shotgun sequence genome:
- the LOC103699762 gene encoding uncharacterized protein LOC103699762: MGRLMKCLGGLGLLVMALVMVVGLAQGRQLEKDFLLGGEDGLGGGGGFGGGAGGGAGRGPRGLGHGGGVGGGGGFGGGKGGGGGLVVELVEGLVAVAVLAVGLEVEVAVVPVLVVDLEVAKVVVEVLAAVLVAAVVLAVALEVEKVVELVEGLAVELVEGLAVELVLVVELVEGLAVEVVLVVDLEVAKVVELVVDLEVAKVVELVEGLAVEVVLVVDLEVAKVVELVEGLVLEVAKVVELVEGLVVELAVEVVLVVALEVAKVVELVEGLVLEVAKVVELVEGLVVELAVEVVLVVALEVAKVVELVEGLAVEVVLVVALEVAKVVELVVALEVAKVVELVEGLVVELVEGLAAAAVLGVALEVELVEALAAAAELVEGLAAAAVLVVALEEARVVGLVAELAEGLVVGVEPVEDSAAAAAKAEELEVAQVEVSEAKVAPVEDSEVVKEEAAVSVVELEAAVVEDWEEAAGVASKNIY; the protein is encoded by the exons ATGGGAAGGCTTATGAAGTGTTTGGGGGGACTGGGGCTATTGGTGATGGCCCTGGTCATGGTCGTGGGGTTGGCCCAAGGGCGTCAGTTAGagaaagatttccttcttggtgGTGAGGATGGACTTGGAGGTGGTGGTGGCTTCGGAGGAGGCGCCGGCGGTGGGGCTGGTCGAGGGCCTCGAGGCCTTGGTCATGGTGGTGGAGTTGGAGGTGGTGGGGGATTTGGGGGTGGTAAAGGTGGTGGCGGGGGATTGGTGGTGGAGCTGGTGGAGGGTTTGGTGGCGGTGGCGGTGCTGGCGGTGGGTTTGGAGGTG GAGGTGGCGGTGGTGCCGGTGCTGGTGGTGGATTTGGAGGTGGCAAAggtggtggtggaggtattGGCGGCGGTGCTGGTGGCGGCGGTGGTGCTGGCGGTGGCTTTGGAGGTGGAAAAGGTGGTGGAGCTGGTGGAGGGGCTGGCGGTGGAGCTGGTGGAGGGGCTGGCGGTGGAGCTGGTGCTGGTGGTGGAGCTGGTGGAGGGGCTGGCGGTGGAGGTGGTGCTGGTGGTGGATTTGGAGGTGGCAAAGGTGGTGGAGCTGGTGGTGGATCTGGAGGTGGCAAAGGTGGTGGAGCTGGTGGAGGGGCTGGCGGTGGAGGTGGTGCTGGTGGTGGATTTGGAGGTGGCAAAGGTGGTGGAGCTGGTGGAGGGATTGGTGTTGGAGGTGGCAAAGGTGGTGGAGCTGGTGGAGGGATTGGTGGTGGAGCTGGCAGTGGAGGTGGTGCTGGTGGTGGCTTTGGAGGTGGCAAAGGTGGTGGAGCTGGTGGAGGGATTGGTGTTGGAGGTGGCAAAGGTGGTGGAGCTGGTGGAGGGATTGGTGGTGGAGCTGGCAGTGGAGGTGGTGCTGGTGGTGGCTTTGGAGGTGGCAAAGGTGGTGGAGCTGGTGGAGGGGCTGGCAGTGGAGGTGGTGCTGGTGGTGGCTTTGGAGGTGGCAAAGGTGGTGGAGCTGGTGGTGGCTTTGGAGGTGGCAAAG GTGGTGGAGCTGGTGGAGGGATTGGTGGTGGAGCTGGTGGAGGggctggcggcggcggcggtgctgGGGGTGGCTTTGGAGGTGGAGCTGGTGGAGGcgctggcggcggcggcggagctgGTGGAGGggttggcggcggcggcggtactGGTGGTGGCTTTGGAGGAGGCAAGGGTGGTGGGATTGGTGGCGGAGCTGGCGGAGGGGCTGGTGGTGGGGGTGGAGCCGGTGGAGGactcggcggcggcggcggcgaaggcGGAGGAGTTGGAGGTGGCTCAGGTGGAGGTTTCGGAGGCGAAAGTGGCGCCGGTGGAGGATTCGGAGGTGGTGAAGGAGGAGGCGGCGGTTTCGGTGGTGGAGCTGGAGGCGGCGGTGGTGGAGGATTGGGAGGAGGCGGCGGGGGTGGCTTCTAAGAATATTTACTAG